The following coding sequences are from one Eucalyptus grandis isolate ANBG69807.140 chromosome 11, ASM1654582v1, whole genome shotgun sequence window:
- the LOC104424436 gene encoding uncharacterized protein DDB_G0290685-like isoform X1 encodes MASSRYQVEVTLIGAKDLENVDSRHGPLRPYAVVWADPNQKRPTRVDPEGDSFPVWDQTLPIPLPPGAAVDDVMLHVHIVHASSEDGIRPLIGSAQLRLRDVLDDDNGYGGAKRWSLQLKRPSGRPHGKVDIKVAVRETRYRAPPTAYGVRPPQASREYAATPAYGSAYTAPPAYRSADSKPYASPQQPQYERRDPYYPKAPPEVDIKVAVRETRYRPPPTAYGVPRPQASREYAATPAYGSAYTAPPAYRSAYSKPYASPQQPQYERRDPYYPKAPPAGYPSYGGTSYDQAPSSYGQEGKKKKSKFGGMGTGLAVGGLAGVLGGLALAEVAEYVENKITNHAAEKAEDDLAYQDDGDGDYYQDDGDDYQEDGGDGNDYQYDGNNDGQDYQDSGGGGDGNYYQYGGDYGQDYGDGNDYQNHGDNGDDGQVYVDGNDYQDDSGDGNDYQNHGGNGDDAQVYGDGDDYQDDGGDGNDYQNHGGNGDDAQVYGDGEDYQDGSHGNDYQNHGGDGDDGQVYGDGDDYQEGGHGNDYQNHGGNGEDGQVYGIGDDYQDNDGDGNDYQYDGNDGQDYGDGDGDGEDSQDDRDDYY; translated from the coding sequence ATGGCCTCCTCGCGCTACCAGGTGGAGGTGACCCTCATCGGGGCCAAGGACCTCGAGAACGTCGACAGCCGCCACGGCCCTCTCCGGCCATACGCCGTCGTCTGGGCCGACCCCAACCAGAAACGCCCCACCCGTGTCGACCCCGAAGGCGACTCCTTCCCCGTCTGGGACCAGACCCTCCCCATCCCCTTGCCCCCGGGAGCCGCCGTTGACGATGTCATGCTGCACGTCCACATCGTCCACGCCAGCTCGGAGGATGGCATCAGGCCGCTGATCGGTTCGGCCCAGCTGAGGCTGCGCGATGTCCTCGACGACGACAACGGATATGGCGGCGCCAAGAGGTGGAGCCTCCAGCTGAAGCGGCCTTCGGGCAGGCCCCACGGGAAGGTCGACATCAAGGTCGCGGTGAGGGAGACGCGCTACAGGGCGCCTCCCACTGCCTATGGGGTCCGGCCGCCGCAGGCGAGCAGGGAGTACGCTGCTACGCCGGCATACGGATCGGCATACACCGCTCCGCCGGCATACCGGTCGGCAGACAGCAAACCGTATGCATCGCCGCAGCAGCCTCAGTATGAGCGGCGGGATCCATACTATCCGAAGGCTCCGCCGGAGGTCGACATCAAGGTCGCGGTGAGGGAGACGCGCTACAGGCCGCCTCCCACTGCCTATGGGGTCCCGCGGCCGCAGGCGAGCAGGGAGTACGCTGCTACGCCGGCATACGGGTCGGCATACACCGCTCCGCCGGCATACCGGTCGGCATACAGCAAACCGTATGCATCGCCGCAGCAGCCTCAGTATGAGCGGCGGGATCCATACTATCCGAAGGCTCCGCCGGCTGGGTACCCGAGCTACGGTGGGACGTCGTACGACCAAGCGCCGTCGAGCTACGGGCAGGagggcaagaagaagaagagcaagttCGGGGGGATGGGGACGGGATTGGCCGTGGGTGGGCTCGCGGGGGTGTTGGGTGGGCTCGCGCTGGCCGAGGTAGCTGAGTATGTGGAGAACAAGATTACCAACCACGCGGCGGAGAAGGCCGAGGACGATCTCGCCTACCAAgacgacggtgacggcgacTACTACCAAGATGACGGCGATGACTATCAAGAAGATGGCGGCGATGGCAACGACTATCAATATGACGGCAACAACGATGGCCAAGACTATCAAGacagcggtggcggcggcgacggcaatTACTACCAGTACGGTGGCGACTATGGCCAAGACTATGGTGACGGCAATGACTATCAAAACCATGGTGACAATGGCGATGATGGCCAAGTTTACGTTGATGGCAATGACTATCAAGACGACAGCGGCGACGGCAATGACTATCAAAACCATGGTGGCAATGGCGATGATGCCCAAGTTTAcggtgatggtgatgactatcaagacgacggcggcgacggcaatGACTATCAAAACCATGGTGGCAATGGCGATGATGCCCAAGTTTACGGTGATGGTGAGGACTATCAAGACGGCAGCCACGGCAATGACTATCAAAACCATGGTGGCGATGGTGATGATGGCCAAGTTTACGGCGATGGCGATGACTATCAAGAAGGCGGCCACGGCAATGACTATCAAAACCATGGTGGCAATGGTGAAGATGGCCAAGTTTACGGCATTGGCGATGACTATCAAGACAACGATGGCGACGGCAACGACTACCAATACGACGGCAACGATGGCCAAGACTACGGtgacggcgatggcgacgggGAAGACTCTCAAGATGACCGCGACGACTACTATTAG
- the LOC104424436 gene encoding uncharacterized protein DDB_G0290685-like isoform X3 gives MASSRYQVEVTLIGAKDLENVDSRHGPLRPYAVVWADPNQKRPTRVDPEGDSFPVWDQTLPIPLPPGAAVDDVMLHVHIVHASSEDGIRPLIGSAQLRLRDVLDDDNGYGGAKRWSLQLKRPSGRPHGKVDIKVAVRETRYRAPPTAYGVRPPQASREYAATPAYGSAYTAPPAYRSADSKPYASPQQPQYERRDPYYPKAPPAGYPSYGGTSYDQAPSSYGQEGKKKKSKFGGMGTGLAVGGLAGVLGGLALAEVAEYVENKITNHAAEKAEDDLAYQDDGDGDYYQDDGDDYQEDGGDGNDYQYDGNNDGQDYQDSGGGGDGNYYQYGGDYGQDYGDGNDYQNHGDNGDDGQVYVDGNDYQDDSGDGNDYQNHGGNGDDAQVYGDGDDYQDDGGDGNDYQNHGGNGDDAQVYGDGEDYQDGSHGNDYQNHGGDGDDGQVYGDGDDYQEGGHGNDYQNHGGNGEDGQVYGIGDDYQDNDGDGNDYQYDGNDGQDYGDGDGDGEDSQDDRDDYY, from the exons ATGGCCTCCTCGCGCTACCAGGTGGAGGTGACCCTCATCGGGGCCAAGGACCTCGAGAACGTCGACAGCCGCCACGGCCCTCTCCGGCCATACGCCGTCGTCTGGGCCGACCCCAACCAGAAACGCCCCACCCGTGTCGACCCCGAAGGCGACTCCTTCCCCGTCTGGGACCAGACCCTCCCCATCCCCTTGCCCCCGGGAGCCGCCGTTGACGATGTCATGCTGCACGTCCACATCGTCCACGCCAGCTCGGAGGATGGCATCAGGCCGCTGATCGGTTCGGCCCAGCTGAGGCTGCGCGATGTCCTCGACGACGACAACGGATATGGCGGCGCCAAGAGGTGGAGCCTCCAGCTGAAGCGGCCTTCGGGCAGGCCCCACGGGAAGGTCGACATCAAGGTCGCGGTGAGGGAGACGCGCTACAGGGCGCCTCCCACTGCCTATGGGGTCCGGCCGCCGCAGGCGAGCAGGGAGTACGCTGCTACGCCGGCATACGGATCGGCATACACCGCTCCGCCGGCATACCGGTCGGCAGACAGCAAACCGTATGCATCGCCGCAGCAGCCTCAGTATGAGCGGCGGGATCCATACTATCCGAAG GCTCCGCCGGCTGGGTACCCGAGCTACGGTGGGACGTCGTACGACCAAGCGCCGTCGAGCTACGGGCAGGagggcaagaagaagaagagcaagttCGGGGGGATGGGGACGGGATTGGCCGTGGGTGGGCTCGCGGGGGTGTTGGGTGGGCTCGCGCTGGCCGAGGTAGCTGAGTATGTGGAGAACAAGATTACCAACCACGCGGCGGAGAAGGCCGAGGACGATCTCGCCTACCAAgacgacggtgacggcgacTACTACCAAGATGACGGCGATGACTATCAAGAAGATGGCGGCGATGGCAACGACTATCAATATGACGGCAACAACGATGGCCAAGACTATCAAGacagcggtggcggcggcgacggcaatTACTACCAGTACGGTGGCGACTATGGCCAAGACTATGGTGACGGCAATGACTATCAAAACCATGGTGACAATGGCGATGATGGCCAAGTTTACGTTGATGGCAATGACTATCAAGACGACAGCGGCGACGGCAATGACTATCAAAACCATGGTGGCAATGGCGATGATGCCCAAGTTTAcggtgatggtgatgactatcaagacgacggcggcgacggcaatGACTATCAAAACCATGGTGGCAATGGCGATGATGCCCAAGTTTACGGTGATGGTGAGGACTATCAAGACGGCAGCCACGGCAATGACTATCAAAACCATGGTGGCGATGGTGATGATGGCCAAGTTTACGGCGATGGCGATGACTATCAAGAAGGCGGCCACGGCAATGACTATCAAAACCATGGTGGCAATGGTGAAGATGGCCAAGTTTACGGCATTGGCGATGACTATCAAGACAACGATGGCGACGGCAACGACTACCAATACGACGGCAACGATGGCCAAGACTACGGtgacggcgatggcgacgggGAAGACTCTCAAGATGACCGCGACGACTACTATTAG
- the LOC104424436 gene encoding uncharacterized protein LOC104424436 isoform X2, with the protein MASSRYQVEVTLIGAKDLENVDSRHGPLRPYAVVWADPNQKRPTRVDPEGDSFPVWDQTLPIPLPPGAAVDDVMLHVHIVHASSEDGIRPLIGSAQLRLRDVLDDDNGYGGAKRWSLQLKRPSGRPHGKVDIKVAVRETRYRAPPTAYGVRPPQASREYAATPAYGSAYTAPPAYRSADSKPYASPQQPQYERRDPYYPKAPPEVDIKVAVRETRYRPPPTAYGVPRPQASREYAATPAYGSAYTAPPAYRSAYSKPYASPQQPQYERRDPYYPKAPPAGYPSYGGTSYDQAPSSYGQEGKKKKSKFGGMGTGLAVGGLAGVLGGLALAEVAEYVENKITNHAAEKAEDDLAYQDDGDGDYYQDDGDDYQEDGGDGNDYQYDGNNDGQDYQDSGGGGDGNYYQYGGDYGQDYGDGNDYQNHGGNGDDAQVYGDGDDYQDDGGDGNDYQNHGGNGDDAQVYGDGEDYQDGSHGNDYQNHGGDGDDGQVYGDGDDYQEGGHGNDYQNHGGNGEDGQVYGIGDDYQDNDGDGNDYQYDGNDGQDYGDGDGDGEDSQDDRDDYY; encoded by the exons ATGGCCTCCTCGCGCTACCAGGTGGAGGTGACCCTCATCGGGGCCAAGGACCTCGAGAACGTCGACAGCCGCCACGGCCCTCTCCGGCCATACGCCGTCGTCTGGGCCGACCCCAACCAGAAACGCCCCACCCGTGTCGACCCCGAAGGCGACTCCTTCCCCGTCTGGGACCAGACCCTCCCCATCCCCTTGCCCCCGGGAGCCGCCGTTGACGATGTCATGCTGCACGTCCACATCGTCCACGCCAGCTCGGAGGATGGCATCAGGCCGCTGATCGGTTCGGCCCAGCTGAGGCTGCGCGATGTCCTCGACGACGACAACGGATATGGCGGCGCCAAGAGGTGGAGCCTCCAGCTGAAGCGGCCTTCGGGCAGGCCCCACGGGAAGGTCGACATCAAGGTCGCGGTGAGGGAGACGCGCTACAGGGCGCCTCCCACTGCCTATGGGGTCCGGCCGCCGCAGGCGAGCAGGGAGTACGCTGCTACGCCGGCATACGGATCGGCATACACCGCTCCGCCGGCATACCGGTCGGCAGACAGCAAACCGTATGCATCGCCGCAGCAGCCTCAGTATGAGCGGCGGGATCCATACTATCCGAAGGCTCCGCCGGAGGTCGACATCAAGGTCGCGGTGAGGGAGACGCGCTACAGGCCGCCTCCCACTGCCTATGGGGTCCCGCGGCCGCAGGCGAGCAGGGAGTACGCTGCTACGCCGGCATACGGGTCGGCATACACCGCTCCGCCGGCATACCGGTCGGCATACAGCAAACCGTATGCATCGCCGCAGCAGCCTCAGTATGAGCGGCGGGATCCATACTATCCGAAGGCTCCGCCGGCTGGGTACCCGAGCTACGGTGGGACGTCGTACGACCAAGCGCCGTCGAGCTACGGGCAGGagggcaagaagaagaagagcaagttCGGGGGGATGGGGACGGGATTGGCCGTGGGTGGGCTCGCGGGGGTGTTGGGTGGGCTCGCGCTGGCCGAGGTAGCTGAGTATGTGGAGAACAAGATTACCAACCACGCGGCGGAGAAGGCCGAGGACGATCTCGCCTACCAAgacgacggtgacggcgacTACTACCAAGATGACGGCGATGACTATCAAGAAGATGGCGGCGATGGCAACGACTATCAATATGACGGCAACAACGATGGCCAAGACTATCAAGacagcggtggcggcggcgacggcaatTACTACCAGTACGGTGGCGACTATGGCCAAGACTATGGTGACGGCAATGACTATCAAAACCATG GTGGCAATGGCGATGATGCCCAAGTTTAcggtgatggtgatgactatcaagacgacggcggcgacggcaatGACTATCAAAACCATGGTGGCAATGGCGATGATGCCCAAGTTTACGGTGATGGTGAGGACTATCAAGACGGCAGCCACGGCAATGACTATCAAAACCATGGTGGCGATGGTGATGATGGCCAAGTTTACGGCGATGGCGATGACTATCAAGAAGGCGGCCACGGCAATGACTATCAAAACCATGGTGGCAATGGTGAAGATGGCCAAGTTTACGGCATTGGCGATGACTATCAAGACAACGATGGCGACGGCAACGACTACCAATACGACGGCAACGATGGCCAAGACTACGGtgacggcgatggcgacgggGAAGACTCTCAAGATGACCGCGACGACTACTATTAG